A stretch of the Simiduia curdlanivorans genome encodes the following:
- a CDS encoding ExbD/TolR family protein, producing the protein MRKQAALAEDSGDIDLTPMLDVVFIMLIFFIVTASFVKESVIDTDIPDQPPVTEITETPSIIVEVRANNEIWMEQRRVDIRAVRANIERMHAENADSPVVIQAHVKSTAKMYVAVADAAREAKVNSVALMPVSDSI; encoded by the coding sequence ATGAGAAAACAAGCCGCGCTAGCCGAAGATTCGGGCGACATCGATCTAACACCCATGTTGGATGTGGTGTTTATCATGTTGATCTTTTTTATTGTCACCGCCTCTTTCGTAAAGGAATCGGTGATTGACACAGATATTCCGGACCAGCCGCCAGTGACTGAAATCACTGAAACGCCATCGATAATCGTCGAAGTACGTGCTAACAATGAAATATGGATGGAGCAGCGGCGGGTGGACATTCGCGCAGTGCGCGCCAATATCGAACGCATGCATGCAGAGAACGCAGATTCGCCCGTGGTTATCCAGGCGCACGTAAAGTCGACTGCCAAAATGTACGTGGCCGTAGCAGATGCCGCACGCGAGGCGAAAGTTAACTCAGTGGCGTTAATGCCGGTAAGTGATTCTATTTAG
- a CDS encoding YajD family HNH nuclease, giving the protein MSSQKPPSSYLQQEKGYRDRALKMYPWVCGRCTREFVYSNLRELTVHHRDHNHDNNPSDGSNWELLCIYCHDMEHAKFHEHILYGSTKPKEIAPATHNPFANLKDLMDKK; this is encoded by the coding sequence ATGTCTTCTCAGAAACCCCCATCGAGTTATCTTCAGCAAGAAAAAGGCTATCGCGATCGCGCCTTAAAAATGTACCCTTGGGTGTGTGGACGCTGTACCCGCGAGTTTGTTTACTCCAACTTGCGCGAGTTAACCGTACATCACCGCGACCACAATCACGACAACAACCCGTCCGATGGCAGCAACTGGGAATTGTTGTGTATCTATTGCCACGACATGGAACACGCCAAATTTCACGAGCATATTCTCTATGGCTCAACCAAGCCCAAAGAAATAGCGCCGGCGACCCACAACCCTTTTGCCAATTTGAAAGACTTGATGGATAAGAAGTAG
- a CDS encoding TIGR02647 family protein, with the protein MILTNELRDEISLLLQFDMSSAQAGLKVHSNAASAESVAAAKRLFDKGLVDHVDGGYLTALGREAAEHLHAACRKLNVK; encoded by the coding sequence ATGATTTTGACTAACGAACTGCGCGATGAAATTAGTTTGCTGCTGCAATTTGATATGAGCAGCGCTCAAGCGGGGCTGAAAGTGCACAGTAATGCGGCGAGCGCTGAATCTGTCGCTGCCGCAAAGCGTCTGTTTGATAAGGGTTTGGTTGATCATGTGGACGGTGGCTACCTCACTGCGCTCGGGCGCGAAGCCGCCGAGCACTTACATGCTGCGTGTCGAAAATTGAACGTAAAGTAA
- a CDS encoding DEAD/DEAH box helicase, which yields MLFSSLDLAPDLQKAVEACGYRQMTPIQQQAIIPARRGKDLLANAQTGTGKTAAFTLPILQQMHDKPKVTQPNSPRALILTPTRELAEQLGETVKAYAQFLPFKVLAIYGGGKLSAQEKKLSAGVDILIATPGRLLEHLVACTVSLAQVEFLVMDEADRMLDMGFITDVTTLLQNTNKQRQTLLFSATSSQAVRNLANKLLKSPQIVSVAKQNATADTVEHVAYPVEERRKAELLITLIEEKNWYQVLVFTSTKAQADQLMLALKAEKITAALCHSDISHGARRRALADFKEGKIQVLIATEVAARGLDIDGLEHVVNVNLPYLAEDYVHRIGRTGRAGKKGQAISFVSREEERALNNIERLIGAKVKRISMPGFEVTGRDQLMDKVAKAPAKQRSNKTSQTKIIRTKITAVKDKKR from the coding sequence ATGTTGTTTTCTTCCCTAGATTTAGCCCCTGATCTCCAAAAAGCAGTTGAAGCTTGTGGCTATCGGCAAATGACGCCCATTCAGCAGCAGGCCATCATTCCTGCACGCCGGGGTAAAGACCTGCTTGCCAATGCGCAAACCGGCACTGGAAAAACTGCCGCTTTTACCTTGCCGATCTTGCAGCAAATGCACGACAAGCCAAAAGTCACGCAGCCCAATAGCCCACGCGCGCTTATCCTTACGCCTACGCGAGAGTTGGCCGAGCAGTTGGGTGAAACGGTGAAGGCCTACGCGCAATTTCTACCCTTTAAGGTGCTGGCAATTTATGGTGGCGGCAAGCTCAGTGCGCAAGAGAAAAAGTTATCTGCCGGGGTGGATATTTTAATTGCTACACCGGGTCGCTTATTGGAACATCTGGTCGCCTGCACCGTGAGTTTGGCGCAGGTGGAATTTCTGGTGATGGATGAAGCCGATCGCATGTTAGACATGGGCTTTATCACCGACGTTACCACGCTGCTGCAAAATACCAATAAGCAGCGCCAGACCTTGCTGTTTTCTGCCACCAGCTCTCAGGCGGTGCGCAATCTCGCCAACAAGCTGTTGAAGAGCCCACAAATTGTCAGCGTGGCGAAACAGAATGCCACAGCCGATACCGTTGAGCATGTTGCCTATCCGGTTGAAGAGCGGCGCAAAGCGGAATTGCTGATCACCTTAATTGAAGAAAAAAATTGGTATCAGGTATTGGTGTTCACCAGCACCAAAGCCCAGGCCGACCAATTAATGTTGGCCCTTAAAGCAGAAAAAATTACCGCGGCTTTGTGTCATAGCGATATCAGCCACGGTGCGCGCCGGCGTGCACTGGCAGATTTCAAAGAGGGCAAAATTCAAGTGTTGATCGCCACCGAGGTTGCCGCGCGCGGCTTGGATATCGATGGCTTAGAGCATGTGGTTAATGTCAATCTTCCCTACCTGGCCGAAGACTATGTGCATCGTATTGGCCGCACTGGCCGCGCCGGTAAAAAGGGTCAGGCAATTTCATTTGTCAGTCGCGAAGAAGAGCGAGCACTGAATAATATTGAGCGACTTATTGGCGCTAAAGTTAAACGCATAAGCATGCCCGGTTTTGAAGTCACTGGGCGCGATCAGCTCATGGATAAGGTGGCCAAAGCCCCCGCTAAGCAGCGCAGCAATAAGACCAGTCAAACAAAAATCATTCGTACTAAAATTACCGCGGTAAAAGATAAAAAGCGCTAG
- a CDS encoding lipase secretion chaperone has translation MKKSLIFSACVITGLGVVQFFSEQGARPSVAEQPSVNAAEIVFVGEKTLAPEAITALVETASEPDLAFAAFIQTLPASLAGQPAPESLTVNDQGELVVDGKIRFLFEHYLSALGEESLDNIVARIHHALQTQLAGANLDKALALMESYLQYRNYLGEVKNDFISANSGKGYELARVAQMKQLVQAERLRFFSEADSAALFLQDDQYDDYQMQRARVIADPRLTPEQQQTALLDIDEQAPDWIVASETQASLVARVRAEEKALVAQGADPETLYSTRVKAYGEDAAQRLALVDQENQQWQARVDGYQIELQSLLASGGGGSVDADLLQALRQAHFQGPELVRIAALDGDAEL, from the coding sequence ATGAAAAAGTCTCTCATTTTTAGCGCCTGTGTTATCACTGGTCTGGGTGTCGTTCAGTTTTTTAGCGAACAGGGAGCCCGCCCTTCGGTTGCCGAACAACCCTCTGTTAATGCCGCTGAAATTGTCTTCGTGGGCGAAAAAACACTGGCGCCAGAAGCCATTACGGCGCTGGTTGAAACGGCTTCTGAACCCGATCTGGCCTTTGCGGCCTTTATTCAAACCCTACCCGCATCCTTGGCCGGGCAGCCAGCGCCCGAATCCTTGACCGTTAATGACCAGGGCGAGTTGGTGGTTGATGGAAAAATAAGATTTTTATTCGAACACTACTTGTCGGCACTGGGCGAAGAGTCCTTAGATAATATAGTGGCGCGCATCCATCATGCGCTGCAGACGCAATTGGCAGGCGCGAATTTGGATAAGGCGCTAGCGTTAATGGAATCTTATTTACAATACCGAAATTATTTAGGCGAGGTAAAAAATGATTTTATTAGCGCTAACTCTGGCAAGGGGTATGAGTTGGCTCGAGTCGCGCAAATGAAACAGCTAGTGCAAGCCGAGCGCCTGCGCTTTTTTTCCGAGGCAGACAGCGCGGCACTATTTCTTCAGGACGATCAATACGATGACTACCAAATGCAGCGAGCGCGGGTTATTGCTGACCCACGGCTCACGCCCGAGCAGCAACAAACTGCCCTGTTGGATATCGATGAGCAGGCGCCGGACTGGATAGTCGCTTCTGAAACACAGGCTAGTCTCGTGGCGCGGGTTAGAGCCGAGGAGAAGGCGCTTGTTGCTCAAGGGGCTGACCCAGAAACCCTCTACAGCACACGCGTAAAAGCCTATGGCGAAGACGCGGCGCAGCGCTTGGCGCTGGTAGATCAAGAAAACCAACAGTGGCAGGCGCGGGTAGACGGTTATCAGATCGAGTTGCAATCGCTGCTGGCCAGCGGCGGCGGCGGGTCGGTGGATGCCGATCTATTGCAGGCCTTGCGGCAGGCGCATTTTCAAGGTCCAGAGCTGGTGCGCATTGCTGCGCTCGATGGCGACGCCGAGCTTTAG
- a CDS encoding lipase family alpha/beta hydrolase, with product MKIKLVLVLVLLGCSFSIPQAFSADSTGKTKYPIVLVHGLSGFDSILADYFYGVKGALRGVGANAVYTPQVTGYESNAARGEELLAYVQQLLAVTGAAKVNLIGHSQGGPTARYVASVRPDLVASVTSVGSPHFGSPVADLIKDSPLEGPTLAIGNAVGVLLAALSGDTSQQQNAMGSLESLNTQGAKAFNAIHPQGLRTGSCKTTPTYNAGSWWWPNYVKNYSVNDGAHQVNGVRYYSWSGIYTPLFDSNVLDLADGLLSVTWLAIGESNDGLVGRCSSHMGKVIRDDYTLNHADEINGMFGLRGLWSSNPVQIYVEHARRLKAAGL from the coding sequence ATGAAAATCAAACTTGTATTGGTGTTGGTGCTTCTCGGTTGTAGTTTTTCAATTCCCCAGGCATTCAGTGCCGATAGCACCGGAAAAACAAAATACCCCATCGTGTTAGTGCATGGGCTTTCGGGTTTTGACAGCATTCTGGCCGATTATTTCTACGGTGTTAAAGGCGCCTTGCGCGGTGTTGGCGCTAACGCTGTGTATACACCACAGGTAACGGGTTACGAAAGCAATGCCGCTAGAGGCGAAGAGTTACTGGCCTATGTACAGCAATTATTGGCCGTAACCGGTGCCGCCAAGGTGAATTTAATCGGTCACTCGCAAGGCGGGCCAACGGCGCGCTATGTGGCTTCCGTAAGGCCGGATTTGGTCGCCTCTGTTACCTCTGTGGGCTCGCCGCACTTTGGTTCGCCAGTGGCCGATCTAATTAAAGATTCGCCCTTGGAGGGGCCAACCTTGGCCATTGGTAACGCCGTAGGGGTGTTGTTGGCTGCGCTTTCTGGTGATACTTCGCAACAACAAAATGCCATGGGTTCGTTAGAGTCGTTAAATACCCAAGGCGCAAAGGCCTTCAATGCTATTCATCCGCAAGGTTTGCGCACTGGCAGTTGTAAAACCACGCCCACTTACAATGCCGGTTCTTGGTGGTGGCCTAACTATGTTAAAAATTATTCGGTGAACGACGGTGCGCATCAGGTGAATGGGGTGCGCTATTACTCCTGGAGTGGTATTTACACGCCGCTGTTCGACTCTAATGTGCTCGACTTAGCCGATGGGTTGTTGAGTGTTACATGGCTCGCCATTGGTGAATCTAACGATGGCTTAGTGGGGCGCTGTTCATCTCACATGGGCAAAGTTATTCGCGATGACTACACGCTTAACCACGCCGATGAAATCAATGGCATGTTTGGCTTGCGTGGGCTTTGGTCGTCTAATCCCGTGCAAATTTATGTCGAGCACGCGCGGCGTTTGAAGGCTGCCGGCCTGTAG
- a CDS encoding esterase/lipase family protein, with protein sequence MKQRPFPLFTLVSILLFSFSVLAQAACKDNVVLVHGNAGSPSDWSATYNELRARGWAANQIFRPDWGSKTCAACNNHSGSEETPVKNALSSALAQSCTGKVDVIGHSMGVTLVAQQIIKLNMASKVDAFVGIAGAYRGLMSCGVYPFYVYSTTCGAQGLSVSSPFLDWLYGKTLGARVYSMKSWVDQIVCGTGSCLIYGVHSSQIAGETQSFSFNYGHFGLQSYTATEQVNLL encoded by the coding sequence ATGAAGCAACGTCCATTCCCACTGTTTACTTTAGTTTCTATTCTTCTGTTCAGTTTCTCGGTGTTGGCCCAGGCCGCGTGCAAAGATAATGTGGTGCTGGTGCATGGTAACGCCGGCTCGCCCTCAGACTGGTCTGCCACTTATAATGAACTGCGTGCGCGAGGTTGGGCTGCCAACCAGATATTTCGCCCCGATTGGGGCTCAAAAACCTGCGCGGCTTGTAACAATCATAGCGGCTCCGAGGAAACGCCGGTAAAAAATGCGTTAAGTTCTGCGCTCGCGCAATCTTGCACGGGCAAGGTTGATGTTATTGGTCATTCAATGGGAGTGACCTTGGTAGCGCAGCAGATTATTAAGCTCAATATGGCGTCTAAGGTCGACGCTTTTGTGGGTATTGCCGGTGCCTACCGGGGCTTGATGTCCTGCGGTGTTTATCCTTTCTATGTGTACAGTACAACTTGTGGTGCACAGGGTCTTTCGGTGTCTAGCCCGTTTTTAGATTGGCTCTATGGAAAAACGTTGGGCGCTCGTGTTTATTCCATGAAAAGTTGGGTGGATCAAATTGTCTGCGGTACCGGCAGCTGCCTAATTTATGGTGTCCATTCGAGTCAAATCGCCGGCGAGACGCAGAGCTTTAGTTTTAATTACGGCCACTTCGGTTTGCAGAGCTATACCGCGACCGAACAAGTTAATCTCCTGTGA
- a CDS encoding amidohydrolase — protein sequence MPNNFKFLAIALVFFSTCLGATSNHHDLVADRIFSGGTILTVNDEQPLVQAVAIKEGKIIFAGDLVLARAYANDKTDWVDLAGNTLLPGFIDAHTHPILSALMGQTVDVSGFNHRNSDAVWRSLREGVASASAGDWVIAYGWDPAMLNDLAAPTMAQLDEIAPNNPLLIITQTLHTAFANSQAFALAGVTKNTPDPNGGAFEKDAEGELTGTVIEIPAIAYFKKVTPRYPRAAYQYLLENQIQAYARAGYTTIVAPGLQPLMPQTIEAIQFATDYIGAPVRLRTYPLAHTLDAANATSNDYGPHQGSERFAVLGVKLWIDGSPYAGGMAMAEPYLDTELSQKSLGIPTASRGHLTYSDAELNALVQHYHDAGWQISAHAQGERAVDQFLNAVALAAVKNPRIDHRHRMEHLALITQSQLARAKQLGVTTSFYIEHIRYYGEALRDFIIGPERSERFMPQAWALTAGHKVSFHTDSPSSPLNVFKAMQTSVTRTSQLSDVVIGADQQVSPEQVIRMLTLDAAWQIFEEDNLGSIAVGKKADFTLLNGNPLAQPVSEWTELSVVSTFIDGEPVQADGFTVRKLNLLAKAGWQVVFGE from the coding sequence ATGCCGAATAATTTCAAATTCCTTGCCATTGCCCTCGTATTTTTTAGTACTTGTTTAGGTGCAACTTCCAATCACCATGACCTAGTGGCGGATCGCATTTTTTCAGGTGGCACTATTCTTACGGTTAATGATGAGCAGCCCCTTGTACAAGCCGTGGCGATTAAAGAAGGGAAGATAATCTTTGCCGGTGATCTTGTGCTGGCGAGAGCGTACGCGAACGACAAAACTGATTGGGTCGATCTTGCTGGCAATACCTTATTACCGGGTTTTATCGACGCGCATACGCACCCGATATTGTCGGCATTGATGGGGCAAACGGTCGATGTGTCGGGTTTTAACCATCGGAATTCAGATGCCGTGTGGCGTAGTTTGCGCGAGGGTGTGGCGAGTGCGAGTGCAGGCGATTGGGTGATTGCCTATGGCTGGGACCCGGCCATGCTCAATGACTTAGCGGCGCCGACGATGGCGCAATTAGATGAGATAGCGCCAAACAACCCATTACTCATTATTACTCAAACACTGCACACGGCGTTTGCCAATAGTCAGGCGTTTGCGTTAGCGGGCGTGACCAAGAATACGCCCGACCCCAATGGCGGAGCCTTTGAAAAAGATGCAGAAGGCGAGTTAACCGGCACCGTGATTGAGATTCCCGCCATCGCGTATTTTAAAAAGGTTACACCCAGATATCCGCGGGCAGCCTATCAATATTTATTAGAAAACCAGATCCAAGCTTATGCGCGTGCAGGCTACACAACAATTGTCGCGCCGGGACTGCAACCTCTCATGCCTCAAACCATTGAAGCAATTCAGTTTGCCACCGACTATATCGGTGCACCGGTTCGGTTGCGGACTTACCCGCTCGCACACACACTTGATGCCGCGAATGCGACAAGCAATGACTATGGCCCTCATCAAGGCAGTGAAAGATTTGCTGTGCTGGGGGTGAAGTTATGGATTGATGGCTCGCCTTATGCCGGTGGCATGGCAATGGCAGAGCCCTATCTCGACACAGAGTTAAGCCAAAAAAGCTTGGGTATTCCCACTGCGAGTCGCGGCCATTTAACCTACAGCGATGCCGAGCTGAATGCGTTAGTGCAGCACTATCACGATGCCGGTTGGCAAATCAGTGCGCATGCGCAGGGTGAGCGTGCGGTGGATCAGTTTTTGAATGCCGTCGCGCTTGCAGCAGTTAAGAACCCGCGCATTGATCATCGCCATCGCATGGAGCACCTTGCGCTTATCACCCAATCGCAACTAGCGCGCGCTAAGCAACTAGGCGTGACCACTTCGTTTTACATTGAACATATTCGCTATTATGGTGAAGCCCTCCGTGACTTCATTATTGGACCTGAGCGATCCGAACGGTTTATGCCACAGGCTTGGGCCTTAACTGCTGGCCACAAGGTAAGCTTTCACACCGATAGCCCGAGCTCGCCGTTGAATGTATTCAAGGCAATGCAAACTTCGGTCACGCGCACGAGCCAATTAAGTGATGTTGTGATTGGCGCCGATCAACAAGTCAGTCCTGAGCAAGTAATCAGGATGCTAACCCTAGATGCGGCTTGGCAAATTTTTGAAGAAGATAATTTGGGTAGTATCGCGGTTGGGAAAAAAGCAGACTTCACTTTGCTTAATGGTAACCCATTAGCGCAGCCTGTAAGTGAATGGACTGAGTTAAGCGTAGTGAGTACCTTCATCGATGGCGAACCGGTACAGGCTGATGGTTTTACGGTTAGAAAATTGAATTTACTGGCGAAAGCTGGGTGGCAAGTGGTTTTTGGCGAATAA
- the yfbR gene encoding 5'-deoxynucleotidase — MTATADIKSHFFAYISKIRWIIRWGLKRNAIPENVMEHSWEVATIAHALGIIRNRIFNGHVDANALAAASLYHDCSEVITGDMPSPIKYHSSAIQTAYKAIEHEAESELVSLLPKALQADFAAVMLESQLPTEHKKLIKAADTLSAYLKCQAELATGNQEFRKAAEDIQGRLASYQLPEVEYFLQVFAPSYKLTLDELLSPKPHSVP; from the coding sequence ATGACTGCAACAGCTGACATTAAGAGCCACTTCTTTGCCTACATCAGTAAAATTCGCTGGATTATTCGCTGGGGCTTAAAGCGCAATGCTATTCCAGAAAATGTCATGGAGCACAGTTGGGAGGTGGCCACCATCGCGCACGCACTGGGCATTATCCGCAACCGCATTTTTAATGGTCATGTGGATGCCAATGCGTTAGCTGCCGCGTCTCTGTACCACGATTGCAGCGAAGTCATCACTGGCGATATGCCGTCGCCAATTAAATATCATTCGTCTGCCATTCAGACGGCCTATAAGGCTATTGAGCACGAAGCAGAAAGTGAACTTGTGAGTTTGCTGCCAAAAGCATTGCAGGCAGATTTTGCCGCGGTGATGCTTGAGTCGCAATTGCCCACCGAGCACAAAAAATTGATTAAAGCCGCCGACACGCTATCGGCTTATCTAAAATGCCAAGCTGAGTTGGCCACCGGTAATCAAGAGTTCAGGAAAGCCGCCGAGGATATTCAGGGGCGCTTGGCGAGTTACCAATTGCCCGAAGTAGAATATTTCCTACAGGTTTTTGCGCCCAGTTATAAGTTGACCTTAGATGAACTGTTGAGCCCGAAACCTCACTCGGTGCCATAA
- a CDS encoding class I SAM-dependent methyltransferase, which produces MSLVARVDKAAGLRGHLSVGDNAMNYYDQHSLRLFAQYRGVSAEAVHAHWRHLLPPVPGQACDIGAGAGRDATWLSRLGWTVTAVEPAPGLRALASAQSPATIRWLDDSLPHLSRLKQMEVQCDLVLISAVWMHLNQVQRHTAMASVRSLLKPEGLLVISLRSGPDDGRNFFPVSFAELNASACLHGLTCVFEQQQDDIYGREQVAWHTACFKAITTNSDNHHDCNS; this is translated from the coding sequence GTGAGTCTTGTAGCGCGAGTTGATAAAGCTGCAGGGTTAAGGGGGCATTTGTCGGTGGGCGATAACGCGATGAATTATTACGACCAACACAGTCTGCGCTTATTTGCCCAGTATCGGGGGGTAAGCGCCGAAGCCGTGCATGCCCACTGGCGGCATTTGTTGCCGCCAGTGCCGGGGCAAGCCTGCGATATCGGCGCTGGCGCCGGTCGCGATGCGACTTGGTTAAGCCGTTTGGGTTGGACCGTGACGGCGGTTGAACCTGCGCCCGGGTTGCGGGCTCTGGCGAGCGCGCAGAGCCCCGCGACTATTCGTTGGCTCGACGATAGCTTGCCGCATTTGTCGCGCCTTAAGCAGATGGAGGTGCAATGTGATTTAGTGTTAATTAGCGCCGTGTGGATGCACCTCAATCAGGTACAGCGTCACACCGCGATGGCCTCTGTTCGGTCGCTATTGAAACCCGAAGGCCTGTTAGTGATCAGTTTGCGTTCTGGCCCTGATGACGGGCGCAACTTTTTCCCGGTTAGCTTTGCTGAATTAAACGCGAGTGCTTGTCTGCATGGCTTGACCTGCGTGTTCGAGCAGCAGCAAGATGACATTTACGGGCGCGAGCAGGTGGCTTGGCACACCGCTTGTTTTAAAGCCATTACAACCAATAGCGATAATCATCATGACTGCAACAGCTGA
- a CDS encoding glycosyl hydrolase family 18 protein: protein MKIRLSALLLLGAFAAEGHATDCSNLPQYSDGASYANGAQVQNLSSAYSCKVSGWCTVGGPYAPGQGWAWSEAWNNLGVCDGSSSSSSSSSGGSTSSGSTSSGGSTSSGSTSSGGSTSSGSSSGSSSGSSSGGSCDASIPLWNATAIYNGGAKVQYLGTGYSAKYWTQGDNPSTSGEWGPWKNDGTCSGSSSSGSSSGSTSSSSGSSSGSTSSSSGSSSGSTSSSSSGSSSSSGGSSSSGGDKVIGYFAQWGVYGRNYHVKNIDTSGSAAKLSHILYAFGNVQNGKCVIGDAYADYDRFYSAADSVDGVADSWDAGSLRGSFNQLRKLKAKYPHIKVIWSFGGWTWSGGFGQAAANADSFANSCYDLVFDPRWAGVFDGIDIDWEYPNECGLSCDNSGFYGYSDLMRALRNRFGNDKLVTSAIGAGEAKINAADYGGAAQYLDFYMLMTYDFFGAFAKNGPTAPHSALTDYAGIPTPGFYSDNGVQVLKSKGVPADKILLGIGFYGRGWTGVTQAAPGGSATGAAPGTYEAGIEDYKVLKNTCPSNGTIAGTAYAYCGNNWWSYDTPSTIAGKMNYIRSQGLGGAFFWELSGDTTNGELIEAIKTNQ, encoded by the coding sequence ATGAAAATAAGACTTTCGGCCCTTCTACTGCTCGGCGCTTTCGCCGCAGAAGGCCATGCCACAGACTGCTCCAATTTACCCCAATACAGCGACGGCGCCAGCTACGCCAACGGCGCGCAAGTACAAAATCTATCCAGCGCTTACAGCTGCAAAGTTAGCGGCTGGTGTACCGTGGGCGGGCCCTACGCACCGGGCCAAGGCTGGGCTTGGAGCGAGGCGTGGAATAATTTAGGCGTGTGCGACGGCAGCTCATCTAGCTCGTCCTCCTCATCAGGCGGCAGCACCTCGTCCGGCTCAACCTCTTCGGGCGGCAGCACCTCTTCGGGATCAACGTCTTCGGGCGGCAGCACCAGTTCTGGCTCATCGTCGGGCTCGTCTAGCGGCTCCTCCTCAGGCGGTAGCTGCGATGCCAGCATTCCCTTGTGGAACGCCACCGCTATCTACAACGGCGGCGCCAAAGTGCAGTATTTGGGCACCGGCTATAGCGCAAAATATTGGACTCAAGGCGACAACCCAAGCACCTCGGGCGAATGGGGCCCCTGGAAAAACGACGGCACCTGCAGCGGCTCTTCCAGCTCCGGCAGCTCTTCGGGCTCGACGTCGAGCAGCTCTGGCAGTTCAAGTGGTTCAACGTCTAGCTCTTCTGGCAGCTCAAGCGGCTCAACCTCTAGCTCATCGTCTGGCAGTTCAAGTTCCTCGGGCGGCAGCTCGTCCTCTGGTGGTGATAAAGTGATTGGCTACTTCGCCCAGTGGGGCGTTTACGGTCGCAATTACCATGTGAAAAATATCGACACCAGCGGCTCGGCCGCCAAGCTTAGCCATATCCTCTATGCTTTCGGCAACGTGCAAAACGGTAAGTGTGTGATTGGCGATGCCTACGCAGACTACGACCGTTTCTACAGCGCCGCCGATAGCGTTGACGGTGTAGCCGATAGCTGGGATGCCGGTTCACTGCGCGGCTCGTTTAACCAATTGCGCAAACTGAAAGCCAAATACCCACACATCAAAGTTATATGGTCTTTCGGTGGCTGGACTTGGTCAGGTGGCTTCGGTCAAGCGGCAGCAAATGCCGACAGCTTCGCCAACTCTTGCTACGACCTAGTGTTCGACCCACGTTGGGCCGGAGTGTTTGATGGCATCGACATCGACTGGGAATACCCTAACGAATGCGGTTTAAGCTGTGACAACAGTGGCTTCTACGGTTATTCCGATTTGATGCGCGCACTGCGCAATCGCTTCGGCAACGACAAGCTCGTCACCTCCGCAATTGGCGCTGGCGAAGCTAAAATTAACGCAGCCGATTACGGTGGCGCGGCACAGTATTTAGATTTCTACATGCTGATGACCTATGACTTCTTTGGCGCTTTTGCCAAAAATGGGCCAACCGCACCGCACTCTGCGCTAACCGACTACGCCGGCATTCCAACCCCTGGTTTCTATTCCGATAACGGCGTGCAAGTGCTGAAGAGCAAAGGCGTTCCGGCCGATAAAATTCTCTTAGGCATTGGTTTCTACGGTCGCGGTTGGACCGGTGTTACCCAAGCGGCGCCAGGCGGTTCAGCCACAGGTGCAGCACCAGGCACTTACGAGGCTGGCATTGAAGACTACAAAGTCTTGAAAAATACCTGCCCATCTAACGGCACAATCGCGGGCACGGCTTACGCCTACTGCGGTAACAACTGGTGGAGCTACGATACCCCAAGCACCATCGCCGGTAAGATGAACTACATTCGCAGCCAAGGTTTAGGCGGCGCTTTCTTCTGGGAATTAAGCGGCGACACCACCAACGGCGAATTGATTGAAGCCATAAAAACCAATCAGTAA